From the genome of Candidatus Desulfofervidus auxilii:
AATAGAAGAGAGAACAGTTGAAGGATTAAAGGCAAAAATAGGAAAAAAACAACATTTTCTCACATCTGAAGAAGCTAAGCAAATATTTGTTAAAGAGATTTAAATAAAAAAATTTTGTTAAAAAAATCTTTAATAACAACTCTGATATTTATTTGGTGTGCATTAACTTTAGCAAGTGATTTTAAAATATTCTTTTTAAACGTTGGTGAGGGAGAAGCCATATATATAGAAACACCTAATACACAAAAGGTATTAATAGATAGTGGAAACCTTATTAGTGGATATAAAGTAGTTAATTTTCTTAAAAGAAAAGGTATAGAAGAAATTGATTTTTTAATTATTACCCATCCACACCTTGACCATATGGGAGGAATTTTTCATGTGTTACAGCATATAAAAGTAAAGAGATGTTATGATAATGGTCAACCATTGCCAAAAAATAACGATATATATAGATGGTATAATGACCTTTTTAGAAAAGACAATTATAAGCCATTAAAAGCTGGTGAAAAAATTATATTAGGAAATGTAATTATTAATGTCCTCTCTCCTGAAAAATTTACATCTGATTGGAATGCAAATTCACTAGTGCTTAAAATCAATTACGGAGAGACCTCTTTTCTTTTGATGGGTGATGCAAATATTAAAGTAGAAAAAATGCTTTTAGAAAAAAACATAAATCTTAAAGCGGATGTTCTTAAGGTGGGTCATCATGGAGCTAAAGATGCATCGTCTGAAAGATTTATAGAAGCCGTATCTCCTCAATATGCAGTTATCTCAATTGATGAAAACAATATTAGAGGTTATCCTGCTGTAAGTGTAATAAAGAGATTTCAAAGTAAAGGTATTAAACTATTTTTTACTTATCGAGATGGAGATATAATATTTAAAAGCAATGGTAAAAATATTTTTATCTATTCTTTTGAGTTCCCCAAAAAACTAATAGACCAACAACACTACCCATTGCATTTAAAATTATATCATACCACGCAAAGGATCTACTAGGAAGAATCCCTTGATATAATTCATCAAAGATTCCTATAAATGTGGCATAGAGAAAAGATTTTAAATATGGATCTTTAGTATTTTTAATAAGTGCTTTTGCTAAAAGAAACCCTAAAATAGCATACTCTGGCAAATGAGTATATTCATAAGGATTTGGAAGAAATTGATAGATAATGAAATTAATAATAAAAATAGCACTTATACCTATTAAAAAAGGGAAAAATTTTGAGCGATAAGAGATAAAAAGCCATCCTGACATAATGAATAATAAAAAAGCAATCATAATTTCAATTAT
Proteins encoded in this window:
- a CDS encoding MBL fold metallo-hydrolase; this encodes MLKKSLITTLIFIWCALTLASDFKIFFLNVGEGEAIYIETPNTQKVLIDSGNLISGYKVVNFLKRKGIEEIDFLIITHPHLDHMGGIFHVLQHIKVKRCYDNGQPLPKNNDIYRWYNDLFRKDNYKPLKAGEKIILGNVIINVLSPEKFTSDWNANSLVLKINYGETSFLLMGDANIKVEKMLLEKNINLKADVLKVGHHGAKDASSERFIEAVSPQYAVISIDENNIRGYPAVSVIKRFQSKGIKLFFTYRDGDIIFKSNGKNIFIYSFEFPKKLIDQQHYPLHLKLYHTTQRIY
- a CDS encoding VanZ family protein; this translates as MKVVIFYTLFLFIITPFLPNIIQFASKYWPRASVAHFVLIIEIMIAFLLFIMSGWLFISYRSKFFPFLIGISAIFIINFIIYQFLPNPYEYTHLPEYAILGFLLAKALIKNTKDPYLKSFLYATFIGIFDELYQGILPSRSFAWYDIILNAMGSVVGLLVFWGTQKNR